The Congregibacter litoralis KT71 genome contains a region encoding:
- a CDS encoding HEPN domain-containing protein — MDYTTLKARHRQERDSWPNNLSLRVHRALSWLERSEQCDDADGRFIFLWIAFNGAYAQELGSLHGGTERERFGLFLAKLVELDTSNRLHQLLWDTYSGTVRVLLDNKYVFQPFWDAHHGDESASDWETRFVESKSGAHRALARSDTATVLSIVLTRLYTLRNQLMHGGATWNGSINRDQLRDCSKFLGELVPTMILVMMEHPNTLWGDACYPVVES; from the coding sequence ATGGATTACACGACACTCAAGGCCCGTCACCGGCAGGAACGCGATAGCTGGCCCAACAATCTGAGTCTTCGGGTCCACCGAGCCCTTAGCTGGCTTGAACGGTCAGAGCAGTGCGACGATGCGGACGGGCGGTTTATCTTTTTGTGGATAGCCTTCAATGGCGCCTATGCTCAGGAATTGGGGTCACTGCATGGCGGCACGGAGCGAGAGCGTTTTGGTCTCTTTCTGGCGAAACTTGTAGAACTCGACACTAGCAACAGGCTTCATCAACTCCTTTGGGACACCTATAGCGGCACCGTGCGAGTGCTGCTCGACAATAAGTATGTGTTCCAGCCCTTCTGGGATGCGCACCATGGGGATGAATCAGCTTCTGACTGGGAAACACGCTTCGTCGAATCAAAGTCAGGTGCTCATAGAGCACTGGCACGTAGTGACACGGCTACGGTTTTGAGCATTGTATTGACTCGACTCTACACACTGCGGAACCAATTAATGCACGGCGGCGCCACCTGGAACGGCAGCATTAATCGCGATCAGCTGCGGGACTGCTCAAAGTTTCTGGGTGAACTAGTGCCCACGATGATATTGGTAATGATGGAGCACCCGAATACTTTGTGGGGGGATGCGTGCTATCCCGTGGTTGAGAGCTAG